One segment of Acidianus sp. HS-5 DNA contains the following:
- a CDS encoding NADP-dependent malic enzyme: protein MPDPIELSKKYEGKIEIYPKIPITSYDDFALIYTPGVAKVSEAIYREPEKSFDLTSKWNTIGIITDGTRVLGLGKIGPEAAMPVMEGKALLFKYLGGVDAIPLPINVKSADDFVNVVKALEPSLGGINLEDIESPKCFYILEKLQSSLNIPVWHDDQQGTAGAILAGLINAMILTNKDPKESKVVLYGAGASNITTARILSKYGFKTENMVVIDSKGPLYADREDVDHLMLHHKWKYELAIKTNKWEVKEINDAFKDADVVIAASKPGPDAIKKDWISLMNKDPIVFALANPVPEILPQDAKEVGAKIVATGRSDFPNQVNNSLIFPAMFRGVLDSRAKAITDDMIITASEALAKYARNKGINENYIIPRMDEWEAYYEEAAEVASKAVELGLARIKKSKEEFREIAKQRILRARKIMSLVVSTWSP, encoded by the coding sequence ATGCCGGATCCAATTGAACTTTCGAAAAAATACGAGGGAAAAATAGAGATTTACCCTAAAATCCCTATTACGTCTTACGATGATTTCGCCCTCATTTATACTCCGGGAGTAGCTAAAGTCTCTGAGGCTATTTATAGAGAACCGGAGAAGAGCTTTGACCTTACAAGTAAGTGGAACACGATAGGCATAATTACCGACGGAACTAGAGTTCTAGGATTAGGGAAGATAGGCCCTGAGGCTGCTATGCCGGTCATGGAGGGAAAAGCACTCCTATTTAAATATTTGGGCGGAGTTGATGCAATACCTCTACCTATTAATGTAAAGAGCGCAGACGATTTTGTAAATGTAGTAAAGGCGTTAGAGCCTTCCCTCGGAGGTATCAACTTAGAGGACATAGAATCCCCAAAGTGTTTTTATATATTGGAAAAGTTACAGTCTTCCTTAAATATACCTGTGTGGCACGATGACCAACAAGGTACTGCAGGGGCAATCTTAGCAGGGCTAATTAACGCTATGATATTAACTAACAAAGACCCAAAAGAGAGTAAAGTAGTGCTTTACGGTGCGGGCGCGTCAAATATAACAACTGCAAGAATATTATCAAAGTACGGGTTTAAAACGGAGAATATGGTAGTAATAGACAGTAAAGGCCCCTTATATGCAGATAGGGAAGACGTAGACCACTTGATGTTGCACCACAAATGGAAGTATGAGCTAGCTATAAAAACAAATAAGTGGGAAGTTAAGGAAATAAATGATGCGTTTAAAGATGCAGATGTAGTAATAGCTGCCTCTAAACCCGGGCCCGATGCAATAAAGAAGGACTGGATAAGTTTGATGAATAAGGACCCTATAGTATTTGCATTGGCAAACCCAGTCCCGGAAATATTGCCTCAAGACGCTAAAGAGGTAGGGGCTAAAATAGTGGCAACGGGTAGGAGCGATTTTCCTAACCAGGTTAACAATTCCTTAATATTCCCCGCAATGTTCAGAGGGGTCTTAGATAGTAGAGCGAAAGCAATTACTGATGATATGATTATAACAGCATCTGAGGCCCTGGCAAAGTACGCTAGGAATAAGGGAATAAATGAAAACTACATTATTCCAAGAATGGACGAATGGGAAGCTTATTATGAAGAAGCTGCTGAAGTAGCCAGTAAAGCAGTTGAGTTAGGGTTAGCAAGGATTAAGAAAAGTAAAGAAGAATTTAGGGAAATAGCAAAGCAGAGAATATTAAGAGCCAGAAAGATAATGAGTTTGGTGGTGTCTACATGGTCACCATAA
- a CDS encoding GNAT family N-acetyltransferase — protein MVTIRKANKEDVKTLADFFSRMYRLNSEFDPLLSIPEDLEERVTKAVERSMENPNEILVLAEDEGKIVAAARVIITERLFYVPDREATIREFYVHPSYRRQGVGEEIVGFIQEELKRRGIELIAAEFPARNLIATSFYKKMGFREIYCEFIKKIS, from the coding sequence ATGGTCACCATAAGGAAAGCAAATAAAGAGGACGTAAAAACACTTGCTGACTTTTTCAGTAGAATGTATAGACTGAATAGCGAGTTTGATCCATTACTGTCAATTCCAGAAGACCTGGAGGAGAGAGTTACTAAGGCAGTTGAAAGAAGTATGGAAAATCCCAACGAGATCCTCGTTTTAGCCGAGGATGAAGGAAAAATAGTTGCGGCAGCAAGGGTAATAATAACTGAAAGATTATTTTACGTTCCAGACAGAGAGGCCACGATCAGAGAATTTTACGTTCATCCGTCTTATAGGAGACAGGGCGTAGGGGAAGAAATTGTAGGATTTATACAAGAAGAATTAAAGAGGAGAGGAATAGAACTAATAGCTGCCGAGTTCCCTGCAAGGAATTTGATAGCTACATCGTTTTATAAAAAGATGGGATTTAGAGAGATATACTGTGAATTTATAAAGAAGATAAGTTAA
- a CDS encoding zinc ribbon domain-containing protein codes for MFDEIRKEYINLMNDGKLPYIKCKSCGYVFFYPRDYCPKCDSKDLEIKVSKGEGKVFSITMFQSAKGKIYYGIIELDEGFRMYANIEDDAEIGDKVTVEFTEKDGRKIPIFRRS; via the coding sequence ATGTTTGATGAGATAAGAAAGGAATACATAAATTTAATGAATGATGGAAAACTACCATATATTAAGTGTAAGTCTTGCGGATATGTGTTTTTCTATCCTAGGGATTATTGTCCTAAATGCGATTCTAAAGATCTTGAGATTAAAGTAAGTAAAGGAGAAGGAAAGGTCTTCTCTATTACCATGTTCCAAAGCGCAAAAGGAAAGATATACTACGGTATCATAGAATTGGATGAAGGTTTTAGAATGTATGCAAATATTGAGGATGATGCAGAAATAGGTGATAAAGTTACGGTAGAATTCACGGAAAAAGATGGAAGGAAAATACCTATCTTTAGGAGGTCTTAA
- a CDS encoding XdhC family protein has protein sequence MSSCEIFALISKLSAEGKRFAIVSIYKGNRLERTIVADGKVLLGSLDKEILELSLEALEKNQVIQKDIEGGKVVIEPIEPRPAIIIVGSGVIAKFTAKLAVDMGYYVGVIGNGDVREEDFQGVQAISNSLSLLEQLVSEDSIVIVANEGGKPYDLDALYISMKKNAKFVGLLASQRRAALMISLLIKRGIPIEEIKKRFHSPLGLDVESKTAEEIALSILAEVVQFIRGGTGKPLQEVKNPYLLLDDAMAGKIEDKCMFIPKSMSE, from the coding sequence ATGAGTTCATGCGAGATATTTGCTTTGATCTCCAAATTAAGTGCAGAAGGAAAGAGATTTGCAATTGTCTCAATTTACAAGGGCAATAGGTTAGAAAGAACTATAGTCGCTGACGGGAAGGTTCTGCTAGGCAGTTTGGACAAAGAAATATTAGAACTCTCACTTGAGGCACTGGAGAAAAATCAAGTAATTCAAAAAGATATTGAAGGAGGAAAAGTCGTAATTGAACCTATTGAGCCAAGGCCGGCAATAATAATAGTTGGGTCAGGAGTTATAGCCAAATTTACTGCAAAATTAGCAGTTGACATGGGATATTATGTTGGCGTAATAGGCAACGGAGACGTCAGAGAAGAGGACTTTCAAGGAGTACAGGCAATCTCTAACAGCTTAAGTCTTCTAGAACAGTTAGTAAGTGAAGACTCTATAGTCATAGTAGCTAATGAAGGAGGAAAGCCGTATGACCTAGACGCTCTATATATTTCCATGAAGAAGAACGCAAAATTCGTTGGACTATTAGCGAGTCAGAGAAGAGCAGCACTAATGATCAGCTTATTAATAAAAAGAGGAATACCAATAGAGGAGATAAAGAAAAGGTTCCACTCCCCGTTGGGACTCGACGTAGAATCTAAAACTGCAGAAGAAATAGCGTTAAGTATACTGGCTGAGGTAGTCCAATTTATCAGAGGAGGCACTGGTAAACCTTTACAAGAAGTTAAGAACCCGTACCTATTATTGGATGATGCAATGGCGGGAAAAATTGAGGACAAATGCATGTTTATACCTAAGTCAATGAGCGAGTAA